The nucleotide sequence AGGTTCTGCACGGTGTACCGCGCCCCACCCATCCGGCCGGCCATCCGGACGCCCTTGAAAACCCGGCCCGGGGTGGCGCAGGCGCCGATCGAGCCCGGCGAGCGGTGCTTGCGCTCGACACCGTGGCTGGCGCGCAGGCCGTGGAAGCCGTGCCGCTTCATCACACCGGCGAAGCCCTTGCCCTTGGTCCGGCCGGTCACGTCGACCGTCGCGCCCGGCGCGAAGGTCTCGACGTTGACCTCCTGGCCCAGCTCGTAGTCGGTCGCGTCGGTGGTGCGCAGCTCGACGATGTGCCGGCGCGGTGCCACCTCGGCCTTGGCGTAGTGGCCGGTGATCGGCTTCTTGACCTTCCGGGGGTCGATCGCGCCGTACGCCAGCTGGACCGCGGAGTAGCCGTCCTTCTCAGCGGTGCGGACCTGGGTGACGACACACGGTCCGGCCTGCACCACGGTCACCGGGACAACCTTGTTGTTGTCCCAGACCTGGGTCATGCCGAGCTTGGCGCCCAGGATGCCCTTCACTTGCCTGTCCATTAGTCC is from Micromonospora sp. WMMD1102 and encodes:
- the rplC gene encoding 50S ribosomal protein L3, yielding MDRQVKGILGAKLGMTQVWDNNKVVPVTVVQAGPCVVTQVRTAEKDGYSAVQLAYGAIDPRKVKKPITGHYAKAEVAPRRHIVELRTTDATDYELGQEVNVETFAPGATVDVTGRTKGKGFAGVMKRHGFHGLRASHGVERKHRSPGSIGACATPGRVFKGVRMAGRMGGARYTVQNLTVQAVDLENNILLVRGAIPGPKGALVLVRSAAKTEAKKGGAK